Proteins co-encoded in one Acidobacteriota bacterium genomic window:
- the thrC gene encoding threonine synthase, with the protein MHYFSTNRTSPHVSFGKAVLNGQPDDKGLYFPSEIPKLSAEFLNGFRSNSDAQIAFDVIRPYIGGEIPDEELFKICEETVNFDFPLVPITDRISTLELFHGPTLAFKDVGARFMSRCLGYFSRGKKEKTIVIVATSGDTGGAVAAGFHGVEDIEVVILYPKGKVSKVQELQLTTLGGNVTTLELHGNFDDCQALAKQALADSDLQSKVTLTSANSINVARWLPQQFYYFYALKQWQGKPPVISVPSGNFGNLASGILAHISGLPVAKFIAACNANDVVTRFLDTEDYEPRESIATLSNAMDVGSPSNFVRILEIFDNKFVDLKEKLVSVSISDETTASTMREIYAQSNYILDPHGAVGFRALDDYLNAYDGMNGIVLETAHPVKFDSVTEILGTQGNVPPSVKELLSKEKVSIEMGNDYGRLKEILVSKI; encoded by the coding sequence ATGCACTACTTTAGCACAAACCGCACCTCGCCTCATGTCTCATTCGGCAAGGCTGTTCTTAACGGCCAACCCGACGACAAAGGGCTCTACTTTCCGTCTGAGATTCCGAAACTTTCGGCTGAATTTCTCAATGGGTTTCGCTCCAACTCAGACGCTCAAATCGCATTTGACGTGATCCGTCCATACATCGGCGGCGAGATACCTGACGAAGAGCTTTTCAAGATCTGCGAGGAGACGGTAAATTTTGATTTCCCGCTTGTTCCTATAACGGACCGCATCTCGACACTCGAACTCTTTCACGGGCCGACGCTTGCATTTAAAGACGTCGGAGCGAGATTCATGAGCCGCTGCCTCGGCTATTTTTCGCGGGGTAAAAAGGAAAAAACGATCGTCATCGTCGCAACCTCGGGCGACACGGGCGGAGCGGTCGCGGCGGGCTTTCACGGCGTCGAAGACATCGAGGTTGTGATTCTATATCCGAAAGGAAAGGTCAGCAAGGTGCAGGAACTGCAGTTAACCACGCTCGGCGGTAATGTAACTACATTGGAATTACATGGTAATTTTGACGATTGCCAGGCTCTTGCGAAACAGGCTCTCGCAGACAGCGATCTGCAGTCAAAAGTTACCCTCACATCCGCTAACTCCATAAACGTCGCCCGCTGGCTGCCACAGCAATTCTACTATTTCTACGCCCTGAAACAATGGCAGGGCAAACCGCCGGTGATCTCGGTTCCAAGCGGTAATTTCGGTAACCTCGCGTCGGGCATTCTCGCACACATCTCAGGCTTGCCGGTCGCGAAATTTATCGCGGCATGTAATGCAAATGATGTTGTCACGCGATTTCTGGATACAGAAGATTACGAACCACGCGAGTCCATCGCCACGCTTTCAAATGCGATGGACGTCGGAAGCCCCAGCAATTTCGTACGAATTCTGGAGATCTTCGACAATAAATTCGTCGACCTCAAAGAAAAACTCGTATCCGTCAGCATCTCTGACGAGACCACTGCTTCGACGATGCGTGAGATATACGCACAAAGTAATTACATTTTAGATCCGCACGGCGCAGTTGGTTTTCGTGCTCTCGATGACTATTTAAATGCTTACGACGGAATGAATGGAATAGTGCTTGAGACGGCTCATCCGGTTAAGTTCGATTCTGTAACTGAGATACTCGGCACGCAAGGTAATGTTCCGCCGAGCGTGAAGGAACTGCTTTCAAAAGAGAAAGTGAGTATCGAAATGGGTAACGACTACGGTCGATTAAAAGAGATTTTGGTTAGTAAGATCTGA
- a CDS encoding endonuclease domain-containing protein: protein MLPQPVYSQISSERRDHKWVEKINVNNLQEFQTFRTELRKRLIPSEAAFWNIVKSSNLDGLKFRRQHSVGKYILDFYCPSERLAVDLDGEGHYGVLQEIHDNERKRFLRYFGIKVIRFENEMVFEEPVCVVERIRASFGWKSRSPE, encoded by the coding sequence ATGTTACCGCAGCCGGTGTATTCGCAGATATCATCAGAGCGGCGAGATCATAAATGGGTGGAGAAGATAAACGTCAACAATTTACAGGAGTTCCAGACGTTTCGCACTGAACTGAGAAAACGCCTGATACCCTCGGAAGCGGCGTTTTGGAATATTGTGAAGAGTTCAAATCTCGACGGACTAAAGTTTCGGCGGCAACACTCGGTTGGGAAGTATATTCTCGATTTCTACTGCCCGTCCGAAAGACTAGCCGTCGATCTCGACGGCGAAGGCCATTACGGCGTGCTGCAAGAGATCCACGACAACGAGCGAAAGCGATTCTTAAGGTATTTTGGGATAAAGGTTATCAGGTTTGAGAACGAGATGGTTTTTGAAGAACCGGTTTGCGTTGTTGAACGGATTCGAGCGAGTTTTGGCTGGAAAAGCAGATCGCCTGAATAA
- the thrA gene encoding bifunctional aspartate kinase/homoserine dehydrogenase I → MKVLKFGGSSVGSAATMEKVIEIVRESLESGPCAVVLSAMQGTTDALIEAGRSAERGDDGYIEMLSNIREKHKAAVTELFGDEEHGAISDFLASTIRELSDLCEGVRLVRELSPKTLDRILSFGEIVSTRIVSAKLSALGVKNTWMDSRQLIKTNSNHGNAAVDFTETNKLLQDAVANENTQLHIFPGFIASDPGGFTTTLGRGGSDYTAAIIAAAVDAEILEIWTDVSGMMTADPRFVRNVRQIPRITYREAMELSHFGAKVIYPPTIQPVMAKGIPVLVKNTFAPKDVGTLIEAESQAESDIIRGITSIDKITVVSLEGSGMVGIPGFSKRLFDALSRAEINVILITQSSSEHSICVAIEDKFANRAKRVVDREFEYEINLGRIDPLKVENGFSILALVGDKMKEHTGVSGKMFTTLGNNGINIHAIAQGSSERNISAIIASKDVRKAVNTLHEAFFSDGNKQVNVYIAGVGTVGSRLIDQLRSQHDHLSSDLRLNLRVVGVANSKRALLGTEGVDLENYKETLPASGDMDVAAFTDAIIEENLRNSIFVDVTASPVVVGTYEKLLAKSISVIACNKIAASSDYENYSHLKELAREYGTNFFFETNVGAGLPIIHTLGDLVRSGDKVNRIEAVLSGTLNFVFNNYDGSRKFAEVVCQAQDEGYTEPDPRLDLSGTDVARKILILARESGYKMEMDDITNSGFLPDSCLAGSVDDFYKELEKHDDHFRGLLEKAAVQGLTLKYIASFVDGRASVGLQSIGPNHNFANLSGKDNAVLFYTKRYSEQPLVIKGAGAGADVTAAGVFADIIRAARS, encoded by the coding sequence ATGAAGGTATTAAAGTTTGGCGGCTCGTCGGTGGGCAGTGCCGCGACAATGGAAAAAGTTATTGAGATCGTTCGAGAGTCTCTTGAATCAGGTCCTTGTGCCGTCGTACTGTCGGCAATGCAGGGAACCACGGACGCACTGATCGAGGCCGGACGGTCGGCGGAACGTGGTGATGATGGCTACATCGAGATGCTCAGCAATATTCGCGAAAAACACAAAGCCGCCGTCACCGAGCTTTTCGGCGACGAAGAACACGGTGCTATCTCAGATTTTCTTGCTTCGACGATCCGTGAGCTAAGCGATCTGTGTGAAGGAGTCCGCCTGGTACGAGAGCTTTCACCTAAGACTCTGGATCGTATCTTGAGCTTCGGCGAGATCGTCTCGACTCGAATTGTTTCTGCCAAGTTGTCTGCTTTGGGCGTAAAGAATACGTGGATGGACAGCCGTCAGCTCATTAAAACAAATTCTAACCACGGGAACGCTGCGGTGGATTTTACCGAGACCAATAAGTTATTGCAAGACGCAGTTGCTAACGAGAATACCCAATTGCATATTTTTCCGGGTTTCATCGCTTCCGACCCCGGCGGATTTACCACTACGCTCGGTCGCGGAGGCTCGGATTATACGGCGGCGATAATTGCCGCGGCCGTCGATGCCGAAATTCTGGAGATATGGACCGACGTTTCTGGAATGATGACGGCGGATCCTCGATTTGTCCGTAATGTCCGGCAAATCCCGCGTATCACTTATCGCGAGGCGATGGAGTTGTCGCATTTTGGTGCAAAGGTAATCTATCCGCCGACGATCCAACCGGTTATGGCGAAGGGAATTCCGGTTCTTGTCAAAAACACCTTTGCTCCGAAGGACGTCGGCACGCTGATCGAGGCAGAATCGCAAGCCGAATCTGATATCATCCGCGGCATCACCAGCATCGATAAGATCACGGTCGTCAGCCTCGAGGGCAGCGGCATGGTCGGCATTCCCGGCTTTTCGAAACGCCTGTTCGACGCGCTGTCCCGGGCCGAGATAAATGTAATTCTCATTACGCAAAGTTCGTCCGAGCACTCGATCTGTGTCGCGATCGAGGATAAGTTTGCCAACCGTGCGAAACGCGTCGTCGATCGCGAATTTGAATACGAGATCAACCTCGGCCGCATTGATCCGCTCAAGGTTGAAAACGGTTTCTCGATCCTCGCCCTCGTCGGCGACAAAATGAAGGAACACACCGGCGTCAGCGGCAAGATGTTCACGACGCTCGGCAATAACGGCATCAACATCCACGCGATCGCCCAGGGCTCAAGCGAGCGAAACATATCCGCGATCATCGCCTCTAAGGATGTGCGAAAGGCCGTAAATACGCTGCACGAAGCCTTTTTCTCAGACGGCAACAAGCAGGTCAACGTCTACATCGCCGGCGTCGGTACGGTCGGCAGCCGGTTGATAGATCAGCTTCGCTCTCAGCATGATCACCTTTCGAGTGACCTGCGGCTGAATCTGCGCGTTGTCGGCGTTGCGAACAGCAAACGTGCCCTGCTCGGAACCGAGGGTGTTGATCTGGAAAATTATAAGGAAACCCTGCCCGCATCCGGCGATATGGACGTTGCGGCATTTACGGACGCGATCATCGAAGAAAACCTTAGAAATTCGATCTTCGTCGATGTGACGGCGAGCCCGGTAGTTGTCGGAACGTACGAAAAGCTGTTGGCAAAGAGCATCTCGGTCATCGCCTGTAACAAGATCGCGGCTTCATCCGATTATGAAAATTACTCTCATTTGAAGGAACTCGCCCGCGAATACGGCACCAACTTTTTCTTCGAGACCAACGTCGGCGCCGGGTTGCCGATCATACACACGCTCGGCGATCTTGTTCGCAGCGGAGACAAGGTGAACCGTATTGAAGCCGTTCTGTCGGGAACGCTCAATTTTGTCTTTAACAATTACGACGGCTCGCGAAAATTTGCCGAGGTAGTATGCCAGGCTCAGGACGAAGGCTACACCGAGCCTGACCCGCGGCTTGACCTGAGCGGTACGGACGTCGCCCGCAAAATACTGATCCTCGCCCGCGAATCTGGTTATAAGATGGAGATGGACGACATCACGAATTCCGGCTTCCTGCCCGATTCATGCCTCGCGGGTAGCGTCGATGATTTTTACAAGGAGCTTGAGAAGCACGACGATCATTTCCGCGGCCTGCTCGAGAAAGCGGCTGTGCAGGGCCTGACGCTTAAATACATCGCATCATTTGTCGATGGCCGTGCCTCGGTCGGTCTGCAATCGATCGGCCCTAACCACAACTTTGCGAACCTCTCGGGCAAGGACAACGCTGTGCTCTTTTACACCAAACGATATTCCGAACAGCCGCTCGTCATCAAAGGTGCAGGAGCTGGAGCGGATGTTACCGCAGCCGGTGTATTCGCAGATATCATCAGAGCGGCGAGATCATAA
- a CDS encoding nuclease A inhibitor family protein → MSKNDEKNKKKNRDTEENLPAFFSRLEDACKGLFYISEIDAPVEAFASKTDSFVGGDIVQQIAGKTDETIEEADFTKFFERLTAVKDWHGEQEKTRAKKFLDLQKLIEENLSNRKVFRIGDIRIRIYAVGLDSEGRLVGIKTNAVET, encoded by the coding sequence ATGTCCAAAAACGACGAAAAAAATAAAAAAAAAAATCGTGATACAGAAGAAAATCTACCGGCCTTCTTTTCTCGACTAGAAGACGCTTGCAAAGGCCTCTTTTATATAAGCGAAATAGACGCTCCTGTAGAGGCTTTTGCGTCAAAGACAGATTCGTTTGTCGGTGGCGATATTGTACAACAGATCGCTGGAAAGACCGACGAGACGATCGAGGAAGCAGATTTTACAAAGTTTTTTGAAAGGCTGACAGCGGTCAAGGATTGGCACGGAGAACAAGAGAAGACGAGGGCCAAAAAATTCCTCGACCTGCAAAAGCTGATCGAGGAAAATCTGAGCAACAGAAAGGTTTTTAGGATCGGTGATATCCGGATCAGGATATACGCCGTTGGATTAGACAGCGAGGGACGTCTCGTCGGAATTAAGACGAACGCTGTCGAGACTTAA
- the clpA gene encoding ATP-dependent Clp protease ATP-binding subunit ClpA, with product MLTRELEETLSYAVDEAVRHKNEYVTLEHLLFALLEDVSARDILFNCGADLEELGRALQQYFEEQLEKIPPTAKHMPELTPTFQSTISYAVLQAEGSGQGAVDGGNILASMYQAEQSYAVYLLLQQGVTRLDILNYISHGISKIDHGDMLPDGIDDEDDFDGVGLPQRKNPLESFTVELVAKAAAGQIDPIVGRAAEIERTIQVLCRRKKNNPLYVGEPGVGKTALAEGLALKISEGDVPEVLQGAKVFALDMGAVIAGTRYRGDFEQRFKAIINEIKQEENAILFIDEIHTIVGAGAVSGGSMDASNILKPALAAGDLRCIGSTTHAEYKAAFDRDRALARRFQRIDINEPTVDETFQILKGLKKFYEAHHGVKYSNESLKTAAELAGKYIGDRFLPDKAIDVIDEVGASVKLLPASKRPKKVSVQMVENTIARMAKIPPKTVVADEKVRLKTLREDIKKTIFGQDEAIDKIVDAIQISRAGLGAQTKPVGSFLFSGPTGVGKTEVSKQLAETLGVEFLRYDMSEYAEPHTVSRLIGAPPGYVGFDQGGLLTEAIMRTPHAVLVLDEIEKAHPNLFNLLLQVMDSATLTDNNGKKADFRNVILIMTTNAGARELSSGGMGFRNGSETKGNAKGAIERTFTPEFRNRLDAWVPFKALDLDVIKLIVDKFIKELNGQLAEKRVLVKLTEEAREWLAKNGFDARYGARPMSRLIHDRVKQPLASEILFGKLTYGGSVLVDVAHDTLVLNF from the coding sequence ATGCTGACGAGAGAATTAGAAGAAACATTAAGCTACGCGGTCGATGAAGCGGTCAGGCATAAGAATGAGTATGTGACGCTTGAGCATCTGCTATTCGCATTGCTTGAGGACGTATCCGCACGAGATATATTATTCAATTGCGGGGCCGATCTCGAGGAGCTTGGCAGAGCTTTGCAGCAGTATTTCGAGGAGCAGCTCGAAAAAATACCGCCAACGGCGAAACACATGCCCGAGCTTACTCCGACGTTTCAGTCGACCATTTCCTACGCAGTTTTACAGGCCGAGGGTAGTGGTCAGGGTGCGGTGGACGGCGGGAATATTTTGGCCTCAATGTATCAGGCGGAGCAATCCTATGCCGTCTATCTTCTGCTCCAGCAGGGTGTCACGCGGCTCGATATTTTGAATTATATTTCCCACGGCATCTCAAAGATCGACCACGGCGATATGCTGCCTGACGGTATCGATGACGAAGACGATTTCGATGGTGTTGGTTTACCGCAGCGAAAGAATCCGCTCGAAAGCTTTACCGTCGAGTTGGTCGCAAAGGCCGCCGCGGGCCAGATCGACCCGATCGTAGGCCGTGCGGCAGAGATCGAACGCACCATTCAGGTCCTATGCAGACGAAAGAAGAATAATCCGCTCTATGTAGGTGAACCAGGCGTCGGCAAAACCGCCTTAGCCGAGGGCCTTGCTCTCAAGATTAGCGAAGGCGATGTTCCCGAGGTTTTGCAGGGAGCCAAGGTCTTCGCTCTCGATATGGGAGCCGTTATCGCCGGAACGCGTTATCGCGGTGATTTTGAACAGCGGTTCAAAGCGATAATCAACGAGATCAAACAGGAAGAGAATGCGATACTTTTCATCGACGAGATCCACACGATCGTCGGAGCAGGGGCCGTCTCGGGCGGTTCGATGGATGCTTCAAATATCTTGAAGCCCGCACTCGCGGCCGGCGACCTTCGCTGTATCGGTTCGACGACGCATGCGGAATACAAAGCGGCATTCGACCGCGACCGAGCTCTCGCTCGCCGTTTTCAGCGGATCGATATCAACGAGCCGACGGTCGATGAAACATTCCAGATCCTGAAAGGCCTAAAGAAGTTTTATGAGGCTCACCACGGCGTAAAATATTCTAACGAATCGCTCAAAACCGCCGCCGAGCTTGCCGGCAAATACATCGGCGACCGGTTTTTGCCGGACAAGGCAATTGACGTTATCGACGAGGTCGGTGCGTCGGTTAAGCTGCTGCCGGCCAGTAAGCGGCCCAAGAAGGTTTCAGTTCAGATGGTCGAGAACACCATTGCCCGAATGGCGAAGATTCCACCTAAAACCGTTGTTGCGGACGAAAAGGTGCGGCTCAAAACGCTGCGCGAAGATATTAAGAAGACGATATTCGGCCAGGACGAGGCGATCGACAAGATCGTCGATGCGATCCAGATCTCGCGTGCCGGGCTCGGGGCGCAGACAAAACCGGTCGGTTCATTCCTGTTTTCAGGACCGACCGGTGTCGGTAAAACGGAAGTTTCGAAGCAACTCGCGGAAACGCTTGGGGTCGAATTCCTTCGCTACGACATGAGCGAATACGCCGAACCGCACACGGTCTCGCGGCTCATCGGCGCGCCGCCGGGCTACGTCGGGTTCGATCAGGGCGGATTGCTGACCGAGGCGATCATGCGGACGCCGCATGCGGTTCTTGTTCTCGACGAGATCGAAAAGGCTCACCCGAATCTATTCAATCTGCTGCTGCAGGTGATGGACAGTGCGACATTGACGGATAACAACGGTAAGAAAGCAGATTTTCGCAACGTGATCCTCATCATGACGACGAATGCGGGTGCCCGCGAACTGTCCTCGGGTGGGATGGGTTTCCGCAACGGCTCCGAGACCAAAGGCAACGCCAAAGGAGCCATTGAGCGGACCTTCACACCCGAATTCCGTAACCGCCTCGATGCATGGGTGCCGTTCAAGGCCCTTGACCTCGACGTGATCAAGCTGATCGTCGATAAGTTCATCAAAGAACTAAACGGCCAGCTCGCCGAAAAACGCGTCCTCGTCAAACTTACAGAGGAAGCCAGAGAATGGCTTGCCAAAAACGGCTTCGACGCTCGCTATGGCGCCCGCCCGATGTCGCGTCTCATCCACGACCGTGTCAAACAACCGCTTGCAAGTGAGATCCTGTTTGGCAAGCTGACCTACGGCGGTAGCGTTCTGGTCGACGTGGCACACGATACGCTGGTGCTGAATTTTTAG
- the dnaA gene encoding chromosomal replication initiator protein DnaA, with protein MILKETAPKITLWNEVLSTLKTRLNSDIYNTWFRPITIEGLDEKGLVINLRAGQMAKDWVCMYYTDLLKQVLEEVNMPGFTIEWTIDPDQPVPTPFEEEADFFFSPKNSGVKITHEAARVSNLIEIDPADDGLNPRYTFEKFVVGSCNQFAHAAAKATAESPGTTYNPLFIYGGVGLGKTHLMHAIGNTIKARSPHMRVAYITSERFMNELINAIRFNKTPAFRDKYRSIDVLLMDDVQFMAGKERTQEEFFHTFNTLHNGQKQIVVSSDCPPQEIPTLEERLHSRFQWGLIADLEPPDLETKVAILKRKADIDGIRLDDDIAIYVAGKVKSNVRELEGSLVRLVAISSMKGVPITKQLAQESMKNILDAERPAGLTMDHIARTVASHYGMTVEELKSKSNTRAIAVPRQMAMYLCKRLTRHSFPEIGREFGGKHHTTVMHSVSKMESLDKDDRNFHREIKDLIDNLCS; from the coding sequence ATGATCTTGAAAGAAACTGCCCCAAAAATTACTCTCTGGAACGAGGTTTTGAGCACCCTTAAAACTCGTCTAAACTCCGACATCTATAACACTTGGTTTCGTCCTATCACGATCGAAGGACTCGACGAAAAAGGTCTTGTCATAAACCTGCGTGCCGGCCAGATGGCGAAAGACTGGGTATGCATGTACTACACGGACCTGCTTAAGCAGGTGCTCGAGGAAGTGAACATGCCCGGGTTTACCATCGAGTGGACGATTGATCCCGATCAACCGGTTCCGACGCCTTTCGAGGAGGAAGCGGATTTCTTTTTCTCGCCAAAGAACTCAGGCGTAAAGATAACCCATGAGGCAGCCCGTGTTTCAAACCTAATAGAGATAGATCCGGCGGATGATGGCCTGAATCCTAGATACACGTTTGAAAAGTTCGTCGTCGGTTCCTGTAACCAGTTTGCCCACGCCGCGGCCAAGGCTACGGCCGAATCACCGGGCACGACCTACAACCCGCTCTTTATATACGGCGGCGTCGGCCTCGGGAAAACCCACCTGATGCACGCGATCGGAAACACGATAAAGGCCCGCAGCCCGCATATGCGTGTGGCGTATATAACGTCAGAGCGTTTTATGAACGAGCTGATCAATGCTATCCGCTTTAACAAGACACCGGCGTTTCGCGATAAGTACCGTTCGATCGACGTGCTTTTGATGGACGACGTACAGTTCATGGCGGGCAAGGAACGTACTCAGGAAGAGTTTTTCCATACATTTAACACGCTTCATAACGGCCAGAAACAGATCGTCGTGTCATCAGATTGCCCGCCGCAGGAGATACCGACGCTTGAGGAGAGGCTGCATTCTCGTTTCCAATGGGGATTGATCGCTGATCTTGAGCCTCCCGATCTCGAAACAAAGGTCGCCATTCTCAAACGTAAAGCTGATATAGACGGCATTCGGCTAGATGATGACATCGCCATCTACGTCGCCGGCAAGGTCAAGAGCAACGTCCGCGAGCTCGAGGGCTCGCTCGTCCGCCTGGTAGCCATCTCGTCGATGAAAGGAGTACCGATCACCAAGCAGCTCGCTCAGGAATCGATGAAGAACATCCTCGACGCTGAGCGTCCGGCAGGCCTGACGATGGATCACATCGCCCGTACCGTTGCCTCGCATTACGGCATGACGGTCGAAGAACTGAAGTCAAAGAGCAACACGCGGGCTATAGCGGTACCGCGGCAGATGGCGATGTATCTTTGTAAACGTCTGACCCGGCACAGCTTCCCCGAGATCGGCAGAGAGTTCGGCGGGAAGCATCACACGACCGTGATGCACTCGGTCAGCAAGATGGAATCGCTCGATAAGGACGACCGGAATTTCCACAGGGAGATAAAAGACCTTATCGATAATCTTTGCAGTTAA
- a CDS encoding homoserine kinase yields MVEISVLAPATVANVVCGFDCLGFALSEPCDEMTLRKIDEPGVRIINLDNYGLPTEPQKNVAGVALLALLAAANVDFGFEVEIKKNIMPGSGIGSSAASACGAVVAANRLLDDRFTKLELVDLAMAGEALASGSRHADNLAPCIYGGFTLVRSTDPLDIVEIDFPPLFATVIHPQIEIKTSEARAILPKEVPLKSAIRNWSNLGSLVAALAKGDYALIARSLEDTIVEPVRKSLIPKFDQIKAASLDAGALGGGISGSGPSIFMLSATRALANEVSYRMNGIYDETDIDFNTHVCEICPDGVRIL; encoded by the coding sequence ATGGTTGAAATTAGTGTGCTAGCTCCTGCGACCGTGGCAAACGTTGTATGCGGATTCGATTGCCTCGGTTTTGCTCTGTCCGAGCCTTGCGATGAGATGACGTTGCGAAAGATAGACGAACCCGGGGTTCGGATCATCAACTTAGACAATTACGGCTTACCTACCGAACCTCAGAAGAATGTCGCCGGCGTTGCCCTGCTCGCCTTACTCGCGGCGGCCAATGTCGATTTTGGCTTCGAAGTAGAAATAAAGAAAAATATCATGCCCGGCAGCGGTATTGGATCAAGTGCGGCGAGTGCGTGCGGTGCCGTTGTCGCGGCAAACCGTTTACTCGATGACCGCTTCACAAAGCTCGAACTTGTCGACCTCGCCATGGCCGGCGAAGCTCTCGCCTCGGGCTCCCGTCACGCCGATAATCTAGCACCGTGCATCTACGGCGGATTTACGCTCGTTCGCTCTACCGATCCGCTCGATATCGTCGAAATAGATTTCCCGCCTCTGTTCGCGACAGTTATTCATCCGCAGATCGAGATAAAAACCAGCGAAGCCCGTGCTATCCTTCCCAAGGAAGTTCCCCTAAAAAGTGCCATCCGCAATTGGAGTAACCTAGGTTCACTCGTCGCCGCCCTAGCCAAGGGCGACTACGCCCTTATCGCCCGCTCGCTCGAAGACACGATCGTCGAACCGGTCCGAAAATCACTGATCCCTAAATTTGACCAGATAAAAGCGGCAAGCCTGGACGCCGGAGCATTGGGCGGTGGCATTTCAGGCTCAGGGCCGTCGATATTTATGCTGAGCGCAACCCGCGCGTTAGCGAATGAAGTTAGCTACCGTATGAACGGCATCTATGATGAAACGGATATCGATTTCAATACGCATGTTTGCGAGATATGTCCTGATGGCGTAAGAATTCTCTAG
- the dnaN gene encoding DNA polymerase III subunit beta, translated as MEFKIKQSVLKEELGYIQGVVERKTTIPVLSNILIESLGEGEIRIVGTDLDCTIRCDAEAEIIKSGAICIQARKLFDIVRALDSGDVHFKKEDNEWVTMKSSRASYRLAGVSRDQFPEIPQFKSTPLRLPAETFAYFIRNTAFAITNEQSRFTLSGAKFVIGDGSAKMVTTDGHRLAYVERAIDDKEAVMDTLIPKKALLELIKLSRGVGEVSFGEDPNHIYFETEGRLLITRKLSGQFPNYEMVMPKDNDKSVVFDLEEMRNAVRRMSLIADDRNRSIRLNVREGEIEVTAQSAEEGEGTEVVQADYHGEAVQLGFNWQYLLEFLTNAATGDVFLAGSESAASDSSDGAAATAAAPAKEGRSPLRITFDFKDSNAQTQMSIAGETTYDYKYIVMPLRI; from the coding sequence ATGGAATTCAAGATCAAACAGAGCGTATTGAAAGAAGAGTTGGGATATATCCAGGGCGTCGTCGAGCGTAAGACGACGATCCCTGTCTTGTCGAACATCCTGATCGAGTCACTAGGCGAGGGTGAGATCCGCATCGTCGGGACCGACCTCGACTGCACGATCCGCTGCGATGCCGAGGCTGAGATCATCAAATCCGGTGCGATCTGCATCCAGGCCCGCAAGCTGTTTGATATCGTCCGGGCTCTGGACAGCGGCGATGTTCATTTCAAAAAAGAGGACAACGAATGGGTCACAATGAAATCGAGCCGAGCGAGCTATCGCCTGGCGGGTGTGAGCCGCGACCAGTTCCCTGAGATACCGCAGTTCAAATCGACGCCGCTTCGTCTGCCAGCCGAGACGTTTGCGTATTTTATCCGTAACACGGCCTTTGCGATCACTAACGAGCAGTCACGCTTTACGCTCTCGGGTGCGAAATTTGTTATCGGCGACGGCTCGGCCAAGATGGTCACGACCGACGGCCATCGCCTCGCCTATGTCGAACGTGCGATCGACGACAAAGAAGCTGTGATGGACACGCTCATCCCGAAAAAGGCTCTGCTCGAGCTGATCAAGCTTTCCCGCGGCGTCGGCGAGGTCTCGTTCGGTGAGGACCCGAACCACATCTACTTCGAAACCGAAGGCCGTCTGCTGATCACCCGCAAACTCTCGGGCCAGTTCCCAAATTACGAAATGGTCATGCCCAAGGACAACGACAAATCCGTCGTCTTCGACCTCGAAGAAATGAGAAACGCCGTCCGCCGCATGTCCCTCATCGCCGACGACCGCAACCGTTCCATCCGCCTGAATGTAAGAGAAGGCGAAATCGAAGTAACCGCCCAATCGGCCGAAGAAGGCGAAGGCACCGAGGTCGTCCAGGCCGACTACCACGGCGAAGCCGTCCAGCTAGGCTTCAACTGGCAGTACCTCCTGGAATTCCTAACCAACGCCGCAACCGGTGATGTATTCCTCGCCGGCAGCGAATCAGCCGCCTCAGACTCTTCTGACGGTGCGGCTGCGACTGCCGCTGCCCCTGCTAAAGAGGGCAGATCCCCGCTGCGGATCACCTTCGACTTCAAAGACTCCAACGCCCAAACCCAAATGTCCATCGCCGGCGAGACGACTTACGACTACAAATATATTGTTATGCCGTTGAGGATATGA